One genomic segment of Strix aluco isolate bStrAlu1 chromosome 9, bStrAlu1.hap1, whole genome shotgun sequence includes these proteins:
- the AGTR1 gene encoding type-1 angiotensin II receptor, whose protein sequence is MIPNYSTEETVKRIHVDCPVSGRHSYIYIMVPTVYSIIFIIGIFGNSLVVIVIYCYMKLKTVASIFLLNLALADLCFLITLPLWAAYTAMEYQWPFGNCLCKLASAGISFNLYASVFLLTCLSIDRYLAIVHPVKSRIRRTMFVARITCIVIWLLAGVASLPVIIHRNIFFAENLNMTVCGFRYDNNNTTLRVGLGLSKNLLGFLIPFLIILTSYTLIWKTLKKAYQIQKNKTRNDDIFKMIVAIVFFFFFSWIPHQVFTFLDVLIQLHVITDCKITDIVDTAMPFTICIAYFNNCLNPFFYVFFGKNFKKYFLQLIKYIPPNVSAHPSLTTKMSSLSYRPSENIRLHTKKTAGSFDTE, encoded by the coding sequence ATGATTCCAAATTACTCTACTGAAGAAACAGTTAAAAGAATCCATGTCGACTGTCCCGTTTCAGGAAGGCACAGTTACATCTACATTATGGTTCCAACTGTTTACAGCATCATCTTTATCATAGGCATTTTTGGGAACAGCCTGGTTGTTATTGTCATTTACTGctacatgaaattaaaaacagtgGCCAGCATCTTTCTTCTAAACCTGGCACTGGCTGACTTGTGTTTTTTAATAACTCTGCCACTCTGGGCAGCCTACACAGCCATGGAGTACCAGTGGCCTTTTGGCAACTGTCTATGTAAGTTAGCATCAGCTGGGATAAGTTTCAACCTGTACGCCAGTGTGTTCCTCCTCACATGCCTCAGTATTGACCGGTACTTGGCCATAGTACATCCAGTGAAGTCCCGAATTCGACGTACCATGTTTGTTGCCAGGATAACTTGCATTGTCATCTGGCTTCTCGCTGGTGTGGCCAGTTTGCCTGTTATCATTCACCGTAATATATTCTTTGCTGAGAACTTGAACATGACAGTGTGTGGTTTTCGGTATGACAACAACAACACAACGCTCCGGGTTGGGTTAGGTTTATCCAAAAATCTGCTGggctttttaattccttttctgatTATATTAACAAGCTACACCTTAATTTGGAAGACCCTGAAGAAGGCATATCAAATTCAAAAAAATAAGACTAGAAACGATGATATTTTTAAGATGATTGTGGcaatagtatttttcttcttcttttcctggaTTCCTCATCAGGTGTTCACTTTTCTGGATGTATTAATTCAATTACATGTAATAACAGACTGCAAAATCACTGATATTGTGGATACGGCTATGCCCTTCACCATTTGCATCGCTTACTTTAACAACTGTTTGAATccctttttttatgttttttttggaaaaaactttaaaaaatacttccttcAGCTAATAAAATACATTCCACCAAATGTCAGTGCACATCCAAGCCTAACAACAAAAATGAGCTCCCTCTCATATCGGCCATCAGAAAATATACGCTTGCACACTAAAAAGACTGCTGGGTCTTTCGACACTGAGTGA